Proteins encoded by one window of Salicibibacter halophilus:
- the hemA gene encoding glutamyl-tRNA reductase produces MHVIVASIDYKNAPVDLREQFAFDDEELPEALGTLREMKSILECTIVSTCNRTEVYVVADQLHTGRHFTKKFLSQWFDAPQESFSHVLNIRENDDAIVHLMRVSTGLESMVIGETQILGQVKMSFRTAQKLGATGTVFNQLFRQVITFAKKAHRETEINDKPASVSYAAVELGKQMFGDFTGKHVLIFGAGKMSELTAQHLRSNGSETITVMNRTYERAEELAGHVMGQARSMEEMENVLLDTDVLISSTGSDQYVLQPENVANIIKKRKGRPLFMVDIAVPRDIDPALGKLEDVYLYDIDDLQGIVAANMEERKTAAAKIEAMLEKEMEVFKDWLHELGVVPVISALRTKALSIQSETMNSIERKIPDLDERERKVLRKHTKSIVNQLLKEPITRAKEMAAEENREDALELFTEIFGLEEEVAEAKEAEALKILEEAQKEVQSEPEEIEDEQQASFLFQGNTDNLYYRRDATV; encoded by the coding sequence ATGCACGTCATTGTTGCCAGCATCGATTATAAAAATGCCCCTGTTGATTTACGTGAGCAATTTGCTTTTGATGATGAAGAATTGCCGGAGGCGCTTGGGACTTTGCGAGAGATGAAAAGTATACTTGAGTGTACGATCGTTTCCACGTGTAATCGAACGGAAGTGTATGTAGTTGCCGACCAACTCCATACCGGCCGACACTTTACGAAGAAATTTTTGTCCCAATGGTTTGATGCTCCCCAAGAATCGTTTTCACACGTGCTAAACATCCGGGAAAACGATGACGCTATCGTTCATCTTATGCGCGTAAGCACAGGATTGGAGTCCATGGTTATCGGCGAAACCCAAATCCTCGGACAAGTAAAGATGAGCTTTCGGACCGCGCAAAAGCTTGGTGCAACAGGGACGGTTTTTAACCAGTTGTTTCGCCAGGTGATTACCTTTGCAAAAAAGGCACATAGGGAAACAGAGATTAATGATAAACCGGCTTCAGTGAGCTATGCAGCCGTTGAACTTGGCAAGCAAATGTTTGGAGATTTCACAGGCAAACATGTGCTCATTTTTGGCGCCGGGAAAATGAGTGAATTGACGGCACAACATTTACGTTCCAATGGATCTGAAACGATTACCGTTATGAATCGTACGTATGAACGGGCGGAAGAACTTGCAGGCCATGTGATGGGACAGGCACGATCGATGGAAGAAATGGAAAATGTACTCCTCGATACGGATGTTCTCATCTCCTCCACAGGTTCGGACCAATATGTGTTGCAACCGGAGAATGTCGCCAATATCATCAAAAAACGAAAAGGGCGCCCGCTGTTTATGGTTGATATCGCGGTCCCCCGTGACATTGATCCGGCGCTTGGGAAACTGGAAGATGTTTACTTGTATGATATTGATGATCTCCAAGGGATCGTTGCCGCGAATATGGAGGAACGGAAGACAGCCGCTGCTAAAATTGAAGCGATGTTGGAAAAGGAAATGGAAGTCTTTAAGGATTGGCTCCACGAGCTTGGTGTCGTCCCCGTGATTTCTGCACTACGCACAAAAGCGTTATCGATTCAGTCCGAGACGATGAATAGCATCGAACGTAAAATTCCCGACCTTGATGAACGCGAGCGGAAGGTTTTACGCAAACATACAAAAAGCATTGTGAATCAACTGTTAAAAGAACCGATTACTCGCGCAAAAGAAATGGCCGCTGAAGAGAATAGGGAAGACGCTTTGGAATTATTCACGGAAATCTTCGGGCTGGAAGAAGAAGTCGCGGAAGCCAAAGAAGCGGAAGCGTTGAAAATCCTAGAAGAAGCCCAGAAAGAAGTTCAATCAGAGCCGGAAGAAATAGAAGATGAGCAGCAGGCATCGTTCCTTTTTCAGGGAAACACGGATAACCTTTATTATCGACGGGATGCAACAGTGTAG
- the yihA gene encoding ribosome biogenesis GTP-binding protein YihA/YsxC has protein sequence MKVNKAELIISAVGPDQYPEAALPEIAFAGRSNVGKSSFINTITQRKKLAYTSQQPGKTRTLNFYNIDDVCHFVDIPGYGYAKVSKKERAFWGRMIEEYIQTRPRLKGVVLLLDARHDPSEQDLMMYDWLKHYQIPIILVLTKMDKLKKTKRTAHVKQVIDVLEPLPEDNHVLFSAETGEGKEEAWGFIRALGGF, from the coding sequence ATGAAAGTGAATAAGGCTGAACTCATCATCAGTGCAGTGGGTCCCGATCAATATCCGGAGGCAGCACTTCCGGAAATTGCGTTTGCCGGGCGTTCCAATGTAGGAAAGTCGTCGTTTATCAATACGATCACCCAACGAAAAAAACTGGCATATACCTCCCAACAGCCTGGGAAGACACGAACGTTAAATTTTTATAACATTGATGATGTCTGCCATTTCGTGGACATTCCCGGCTATGGGTATGCGAAAGTGTCAAAAAAAGAGCGGGCGTTTTGGGGACGGATGATTGAGGAATATATACAAACACGCCCGCGGCTGAAAGGCGTCGTATTGCTTTTGGACGCTCGTCACGATCCTTCGGAGCAGGATTTAATGATGTACGACTGGTTAAAGCATTATCAAATCCCCATCATTCTCGTGCTGACAAAAATGGATAAACTGAAAAAAACAAAACGAACTGCACATGTCAAACAAGTCATTGATGTGCTGGAGCCATTGCCGGAAGATAACCATGTGCTGTTTTCCGCGGAAACCGGCGAGGGGAAAGAAGAAGCCTGGGGTTTCATTCGCGCGCTCGGGGGATTTTAG